In Candidatus Goldiibacteriota bacterium HGW-Goldbacteria-1, the sequence CTTGTCCCGGAAAAAAGGCGGGAACTTACCACCGAAGGCGGGCTTGACGTAATTACAAACATGGTCAGGTTAAAAAAAGCCATATCAAAGCTTAAAGCAAAAAATATCGCAGTCAGCCTCTTTATAGACGCGGAACCGGAACAGATAAAAGCTTCCAAAGAAGCAGGCGCGGATTATGTGGAATTACATACAGGCAGGTATTCAAACACAACGGGGAATCATCAGAAAAAAGAACTTCAGAAAATAAAAAACGGTGTAACACTTGCCCTTAAAATCGGGCTTAAAGTAAACGCGGGACACGGCTTAAACTATACAAACACAAAACAGATAGCGGCAATAAAAGGCATTGAAGATTTAAACACCGGGCACAGCATA encodes:
- a CDS encoding pyridoxine 5'-phosphate synthase, with the translated sequence MAQLCVNIDHIATLRQARGENEPDPIAAAAIAERAGASGITVHLREDRRHIQDNDVKLLRKTVKTKLNLEMSLADEIVDFAVKIRPDEATLVPEKRRELTTEGGLDVITNMVRLKKAISKLKAKNIAVSLFIDAEPEQIKASKEAGADYVELHTGRYSNTTGNHQKKELQKIKNGVTLALKIGLKVNAGHGLNYTNTKQIAAIKGIEDLNTGHSIIARAVFTGLECAVKDMLKLL